Proteins from a single region of Antechinus flavipes isolate AdamAnt ecotype Samford, QLD, Australia chromosome 2, AdamAnt_v2, whole genome shotgun sequence:
- the CKMT1A gene encoding creatine kinase U-type, mitochondrial produces the protein MASSFSRLLSARTGLGLLAVAGAGSLAAGYLFRPDPLRAAGERRRLYPPSAEYPDLRKHNNCMASHLTPAVYARLCDKTTPTGWTLDQCIQTGVDNPGHPFIKTVGMVAGDEETYEVFAELFDPVIQERHNGYDPRTMKHTTDLDASKIRTGHFDERYVLSSRVRTGRSIRGLSLPPACTRAERREVERVVVDALSGLQGDLAGRYYRLSEMTEAEQQQLIDDHFLFDKPVSPLLTAAGMARDWPDARGIWHNNEKSFLIWVNEEDHTRVISMEKGGNMKRVFERFCRGLKEVERLIQERGWEFMWNERLGYILTCPSNLGTGLRAGVHVKLPLLSKDSRFPKILENLRLQKRGTGGVDTAATGSTFDISNLDRLGKSEVELVQLVIDGVNYLIDCERRLERGQDIRVPAPIVNIKN, from the exons ATGGCTAGTTCCTTCTCCCGATTACTCTCTGCCCGCACGGGACTCGGGCTTCTTGCTGTGGCCGGCGCAGGGTCTCTGGCTGCTGGGTATCTGTTCCGCCCTGACCCACTACGAGCCGCCGGAGAGCGAAGGAGGCTGTACCCACCCAG TGCAGAGTACCCTGACCTTCGAAAACATAATAACTGCATGGCTAGTCACCTGACTCCAGCTGTTTATGCCCGGCTCTGCGACAAGACCACGCCCACAGGATGGACACTAGACCAGTGTATCCAGACTGGTGTGGACAATCCTGGTCACCCTTTCATCAAGACTGTGGGCATGGTAGCTGGAGATGAAGAGACCTATGAG GTATTTGCTGAGCTTTTTGACCCAGTGATCCAAGAAAGACATAATGGCTATGATCCCCGAACAATGAAGCATACTACAGACTTGGATGCCAGCAAG ATTCGGACTGGCCACTTTGATGAGAGGTACGTATTATCCTCAAGAGTCCGAACTGGCCGAAGCATCAGGGGACTCAGTCTACCCCCAGCCTGTACAAGGGCTGAGCGACGGGAGGTGGAACGAGTTGTAGTGGATGCACTGAGTGGTCTGCAGGGTGACCTGGCTGGACGATATTACCGACTCAGTGAGATGACTGAAGCTGAGCAACAGCAGCTTATTGAT GACCACTTCCTATTTGACAAGCCTGTATCTCCCTTGCTGACAGCAGCAGGAATGGCCCGAGATTGGCCAGATGCTCGAGGAATCTG GCACAACAATGAAAAAAGCTTCTTGATCTGGGTGAATGAGGAGGATCACACACGGGTCATCTCAATGGAAAAGGGTGGCAACATGAAAAGAGTGTTCGAGAGATTCTGCCGGGGGCTCAAGGAG GTGGAACGTCTAATTCAAGAACGTGGCTGGGAGTTCATGTGGAATGAACGTTTGGGTTACATCCTGACTTGTCCTTCTAATTTGGGAACTGGACTTCGAGCAGGCGTGCATGTCAAACTACCCCTGTTAAGCAAG GACAGCAGATTCCCCAAGATCTTAGAGAACCTAAGGCTACAAAAACGTGGAACTGGTGGGGTAGACACAGCAGCCACAGGCAGCACTTTTGACATTTCTAACTTGGATCGACTAGGAAAATCAGAG GTGGAGCTGGTACAGCTTGTCATTGATGGGGTCAACTACCTGATTGACTGTGAGCGGCGGCTAGAGAGAGGACAGGACATTCGCGTGCCTGCACCCATTGTCAACATAAAGAATTAG
- the STRC gene encoding stereocilin, which translates to MALSLWPLLFLLLLLLLLLLPHAVILAPVESQDPDSVISLLGSFLGALDMVPPSFFSRSEFSAFLENISSTLEDLEARDMGGEEPPTLRPPALRLHDFLVTLRGSRDWEPLIKLLGDTLALLGHEQTPRDFLGHQAGTLSGLAEVLLNVLLPEESTVPPRPPCTRDGPPDCDLAADWLPSLLLLLEGTRWQALLQMIPVADANVTDPGWGEPPPRLLQGLLGLIPPPEEPGAEGPLWVGLLRTVGAPLYAAFQGGLLRVTHSLKEEVFATLGQPELDARGQCMGGNLRQLLLWGVLHNVSWDAQALGFLSGTPPPPPALLHCLSTGVPLPRASPRAARGHPRAPRAFSMDTICYNDSDSDLPFSISNFSIHLYCQDSKPSTPRPPSSMAVTCETAAWYVTSLEVSAQFWLQACHDQYPEQFLDVICSNFSLSSLPRPNRGLVRRLCASLLPPPTNCPEGLPPIPLTPELFWGCFLENQTLWGERMCVEEGLEAVPPQNQAWVQHVCQGPTPDAGAFPPCRVGPCGERCPNGGSFLEMVCVNDTLYDSLVPFWPWLEGQCRISRGGNDTCFLEGLLGPLLPPLPPLGPSPLCLTPGPFLLGMLSQLPRCQAAVPALSYPSRLHYFLRLLAFLLGPGAGGIEAQRLLGQALLLSSLPDNCSFWDSFNPWGRSSMLRSVGDYLKQEQGLSPPGPGPPDDAVQDPGKRELLACYSPLLWELLQREKSAWVLQILVQEYLRMPPENLQQLVLSAESEAAQGFLALLHHSWAQLKVPPSEERALGRLTALLLQRFPRLTPQLFIDLSPLIPFLAVNDLLRFPPSLLANESVLAAIRDRSPAMKPEQKEALAQLLVAPELFGEVPAWSQELLWAALPLLPHLPLEHFLQLSPHQIQALEDSWPAAGLGPGQARHVLRSLVNQSVPDGEEQVRRLGSLACFLSTEELQSLVPLSDPMGSVEQGLLECVANGTLSPEGRVAHELLRVLRSTGGADLSPQELQAWGPLFSQLGLSFLEELSELQLRTILPALQRTDLTLGQATLLLERLLPQEDLTVEELCALSPLLPGLSPHTLRVIPTEVLAAACPCLSPTLPRLSSAQKAALLQAFRMKDGVQGPMGADPTVCPADQPGSLIWPECLLPLLPLKLLQLDTPVLLANFRPYRELPWSEQQAQFLWKKMSMTTNLTLRNLQSLGTLAGGMTCEWLQQFSWRTDFLKVVVLLYQLPGGVRGSLRACIWEELQRRMEMSELELGGLGPDLNGLEQELLFQLPIQLIDRLSNDSILLVLELVRGDPEQFLVLPPLRREALAERALRSLAPQDIPLSGEVLEALGPLVGSLGTESVGRILPQTLLAHLSRLQNFCLGEPFATELGCLLLHESAFGRPELWRRDEVEQAGRLVLTLSSQAILLLPREALGPETLERLLERQQSWEQSRAGQLCGVPELGLRKAALVTGVVQAEDEDEPDPVPTCADIRGTFPAAWSAAQIAEMTLSDFEDCMGLFAKDPGLGSEELQAAMGKAKELWGPPQELQPEQILQLGRLLIGLGEREFRELIVVDWAVLGALGQLEGWSKNQLQVIVSSFLRQSGRHVRNLDFIHLTALGHAICGLRPDEIQHINNREFSKAVLFLGSLPLQCSEEQLEALAHLLVLPGGFGLVSNWGPEIFTEVGSVAAGLPDLVLSALLRGQIRGLTPLAIAIMPAPKFAVVFNPAQLSGFTSAQALAITAEQMAWLSSEQHQAVIWAQQEGKESLQQLGRNTAWDFQEQTASFWIPTLAIFVLDCLP; encoded by the exons ATGGCTCTGAGCCTCTGGCCCTTGCTGttcctgctgctgctactgctgctgctgctccttccCCATGCAG TGATCCTGGCCCCTGTGGAGTCCCAGGACCCCGACTCTGTAATTTCTCTTCTGGGGTCATTTTTAGGGGCCCTGGATATGGTCCCACCAAGCTTCTTCAGTCGTTCAGAGTTCTCTGCCTTCCTAGAAAACATTTCTTCTACCCTGGAAGACTTAGAGGCTAGAGATATGGGGGGAGAGGAACCCCCAACCCTAAGACCCCCTGCACTCCGGCTTCATGATTTCCTGGTGACTCTGAGGGGCAGCCGGGATTGGGAACCCTTGATCAAGCTACTAGGGGATACCCTGGCACTGCTAGGTCATGAGCAGACGCCTCGGGACTTTCTGGGGCACCAGGCAGGCACCCTAAGTGGGCTGGCAGAGGTGCTGCTCAATGTTCTGCTTCCCGAGGAGTCCACAGTGCCTCCCCGGCCCCCCTGTACCCGAGACGGACCCCCCGACTGCGATCTGGCCGCTGACTGGTTACCTTCACTTCTACTGTTGCTGGAGGGCACCCGTTGGCAGGCATTGCTGCAGATGATTCCTGTGGCTGACGCCAACGTGACAGACCCTGGCTGGGGGGAGCCGCCTCCCCGCCTTTTGCAGGGCCTCCTGGGCCTAATCCCCCCCCCTGAGGAGCCAGGCGCCGAAGGACCCCTCTGGGTGGGCCTCCTTCGTACAGTGGGGGCTCCCCTCTACGCTGCCTTCCAGGGAGGGCTGCTGCGGGTCACTCACTCCCTGAAGGAGGAGGTTTTTGCCACGCTGGGGCAACCGGAACTCGATGCCCGCGGGCAGTGCATGGGAG GTAACCTGAGACAGCTGCTCCTGTG GGGCGTGCTGCACAACGTGTCCTGGGATGCCCAGGCTCTGGGGTTCCTGTCTGGGACGCCgcccccaccccctgccctccTGCACTGCCTGAGCACCGGGGTGCCCCTGCCCAGGGCCTCCCCGCGCGCAGCCCGAGGCCACCCCCGAGCGCCCCGAGCCTTCTCCATGGACACAATCTGCTACAACGACTCGGACTCCGACTTGCCCTTCAGCATCTCCAATTTCTCCATCCACCTGTACTGCCAGGACTCCAAGCCCTCCACGCCCCGGCCCCCCTCCAGCATGGCGGTGACCTGCGAGACGGCGGCCTGGTACGTGACCTCCCTGGAGGTGAGCGCCCAGTTTTGGTTGCAGGCCTGCCACGATCAGTATCCGGAACAGTTCCTGGATGTCATCTGCAGTAATTTCTCCCTGAGCTCCCTGCCCAGGCCCAACCGAGGCCTGGTGAGGCGGCTCTGCGCCAGCCTCCTCCCCCCGCCCACCAATTGCCCAGAAGGCCTGCCCCCCATTCCCCTCACGCCAGAGCTCTTCTGGGGTTGTTTCCTGGAGAATCAGACGCTGTGGGGGGAGCGGATGTGTGTGGAGGAGGGCCTAGAGGCAGTCCCCCCGCAGAACCAGGCATGGGTGCAGCACGTGTGCCAGGGCCCGACCCCCGACGCGGGGGCCTTCCCCCCCTGCCGCGTGGGGCCCTGTGGGGAGCGCTGCCCCAACGGGGGCAGTTTCCTGGAGATGGTCTGTGTCAATGATACTCTCTATGACTCCCTTGTGCCCTTCTGGCCCTGGCTGGAGGGACAGTGCAGAATTAGCCGTGGGGGTAACGACACCTGCTTCCTGGAGGGGCTGCTGGGCCCCCTGCTGCCCCCATTGCCTCCTCTGGGGCCCTCCCCCCTCTGCCTGACTCCAGGTCCCTTCCTGCTGGGCATGCTGTCCCAGCTGCCCCGGTGTCAGGCTGCAGTGCCCGCCCTCTCCTACCCTTCCCGCTTGCACTATTTTCTCCGTCTCCTGGCCTTCCTCCTGGGCCCGGGGGCTGGGGGGATAGAGGCCCAGAGACTGCTGGGCCAGGCTCTGCTACTCTCCAGTCTCCCTGACAACTGCTCCTTCTGGGACTCCTTCAACCCTTGGGGCCGGAGCAGCATGCTGCGCTCAGTGGGTGACTACCTGAAGCAGGAGCAGGGGCTGAGCCCGCCCGGTCCCGGGCCCCCTGACGATGCCGTCCAGGACCCCGGCAAGAGGGAGCTGCTGGCTTGCTACAGT CCTTTACTGTGGGAACTGCTGCAGAGGGAGAAGAGTGCTTGGGTCTTACAGATCCTTGTTCAG GAGTACCTGCGCATGCCCCCAGAGAATCTCCAGCAGCTGGTGTTGTCAGCGGAGAGTGAGGCAGCCCAGGGGTTCTTGGCCCTCCTCCATCACTCATGGGCCCAGTTGAAG GTGCCCCCATCAGAGGAGCGGGCCCTGGGCCGACTGACCGCTCTCTTGCTCCAGCGATTCCCCCGACTCACGCCTCAGCTCTTTATTGATCTGTCACCACTCATTCCCTTCCTGGCTGTCAATGATCTGCTTCGATTCCCACCCTCCCTGTTGGCCAATGAGAGCGT GCTGGCTGCCATCCGTGATCGTAGTCCAGCCATGAAACCGGAGCAAAAGGAAGCCCTGGCCCAGCTGCTGGTGGCACCTGAGCTGTTTGGGGAAGTGCCTGCCTGGTCTCAGGAGCTGCTGTGGGCTGCTTTACCCTTACTGCCCCACCTCCCCTTGGAACACTTCCTGCAACTCAGTCCCCACCAG aTCCAGGCTCTGGAGGACAGTTGGCCAGCAGCAGGGCTAGGACCAGGACAGGCCCGGCATGTACTACGCAGTTTGGTTAATCAGAGTGTCCCAGATGGTGAAGAACAGGTGCGAAG ACTAGGGTCCCTTGCATGCTTCCTAAGTACTGAGGAACTTCAGAGTCTTGTACCCTTGAGTGACCCCATGGGATCAGTAGAGCAAGGACTGCTAGAATGTGTGGCCAATGGAACCCTTAGCCCTGAAGGACGG GTGGCACATGAGCTGCTGCGGGTGCTTCGTTCAACTGGGGGGGCAGATTTGAGTCCCCAGGAGTTGCAGGCTTGGGGTCCCCTCTTCTCTCAGCTCGGACTCAGTTTCCTGGAGGAGCTATCAGAGCTCCAACTCAGAACCATTCTCCCTGCCTTGCAAAGAACTGACCTCACACTTGGCCAG GCTACCCTTCTGCTTGAACGCCTCCTCCCACAAGAAGAT CTGACAGTGGAAGAACTCTGTGCTCTCAGTCCTCTGCTGCCTGGGCTTAGCCCACACACCCTCAGAGTCATTCCCACAGAGGTCCTAGCTGCAGCTTGTCCCTGCTTGTCACCCACACTGCCTAGGCTTTCATCAGCTCAGAAAGCAGCATTGTTGCAGGCTTTTCGG ATGAAAGATGGAGTTCAAGGACCAATGGGTGCAGATCCAACTGTGTGTCCTGCTGACCAG CCAGGCTCTCTTATCTGGCCAGAGTGCTTACTTCCCTTGCTGCCCTTAAAGCTGCTACAATTGGACACCCCAGTTCTTCTGGCCAATTTCAGGCCCTATCGGGAGCTGCCCTGGTCTGAACAGCAG GCCCAGTTTCTCTGGAAGAAGATGTCAATGACCACCAACCTGACACTAAGAAACTTGCA gtctCTGGGCACTCTAGCAGGAGGCATGACCTGTGAGTGGCTGCAGCAGTTTAGCTGGAGGACAGATTTCCTTAAAGTAGTGGTCTTGCTCTACCAGCTTCCTGGTGGGGTTCGAGGGAGCTTG AGGGCCTGTATCTGGGAGGAACTCCAGAGGAGAATGGAAATGTCTGAGCTGGAGCTAGGAGGCCTTGGACCAGATCTGAATGGTCTAGAGCAGGAGCTACTCTTCCAATTACC AATCCAGCTGATTGACAGACTATCCAATGATTCTATTCTCTTGGTACTGGAGCTTGTACGAGGTGATCCTGAACAATTCCTAGTACTGCCCCCACTCCGACGAGAAGCCCTGGCAGAGAGGGCACTACGCAGCCTG GCTCCACAGGACATCCCACTATCAGGGGAGGTGCTGGAAGCTTTGGGCCCCCTGGTTGGATCCCTGGGGACAGAGAGCGTAGGCCGAATCCTCCCACAGACTCTGCTGGCCCACCTCAGTCGGCTGCAGAACTTCTGCCTGGGAGAACCATTTGCCACAGAGTTGGGATGCTTGCTGTTGCATGAGTCTGCATTTGG GCGGCCAGAACTCTGGAGGCGAGATGAAGTGGAGCAGGCTGGACGTCTGGTGTTGACCTTATCCTCTCAGGCCATTCTCCTCCTGCCCAGG GAAGCCTTGGGGCCTGAGACCCTGGAACGACTCCTAGAGAGACAGCAGAGCTGGGAGCAGAGTCGGGCTGGCCAACTGTGTGGGGTTCCAGAGCTAGGACTCAGAAAAGCAGCCCTGGTGACTGGAGTTGTCCAGGCAGAAGATGAGGATGAACCAG ATCCTGTGCCCACCTGTGCAGATATTCGAGGGACATTCCCAGCAGCTTGGTCAGCCGCACAGATTGCAGAAATGACACTGTCTGACTTTGAAGACTGCATGGGATTGTTTGCAAAAGACCCTGGTCTTGGGTCTGAAGAATTACAAGCAGCAATGGGCAAGGCTAAAGAG TTGTGGGGTCCCCCTCAAGAACTTCAACCTGAGCAGATCCTCCAGCTGGGTCGGCTGTTAATAGGGCTAGGAGAACGTGAATTCCGGGAATTGATTGTGGTTGACTGGGCAGTGCTGGGAGCCTTGGGACAGTTGGAAGGCTGGAGCAAAAATCAG CTCCAAGTCATTGTCTCCAGCTTTTTGCGTCAGAGTGGGCGGCATGTGAGGAATCTGGATTTTATTCACCTAACTGCTCTTGGCCATGCAATCTGTGGCCTTCGGCCAGATGAAATACAGCACATCAACAATCGGGAGTTCAG CAAGGCCGTTCTCTTCCTGGGCTCCCTGCCCCTTCAGTGCTCTGAGGAACAGTTAGAGGCCCTGGCTCACCTGCTTGTGTTGCCTGGAGGCTTTGGACTAGTCAGTAACTGGGGGCCCGAGATCTTTACTGAGGTTGGCTCAGTAGCAG CCGGGCTCCCAGACTTGGTGCTCTCAGCACTGCTTCGGGGACAGATCCGGGGCCTCACTCCGCTCGCCATTGCTATCATGCCAGCACCCAAGTTTGCT GTGGTATTCAACCCTGCGCAGCTCTCCGGCTTCACCAGCGCTCAGGCTCTGGCTATCACAGCTGAGCAAATGGCCTGGCTGAGCTCCGAGCAGCATCAAGCAGTCATCTGGGCTCAGCAAGAGGGAAAGGAGAGCCTGCAACAGCTGG GGCGTAACACAGCTTGGGACTTCCAGGAACAGACAGCTTCTTTCTGGATCCCAACACTGGCTATCTTTGTACTTGACTGCTTACCCTGA